The proteins below come from a single Oryzomicrobium terrae genomic window:
- a CDS encoding LysR family transcriptional regulator, whose translation MLVPATYPQLDDLRLFCEVVRGGSLAAAAAALSASPSYVSKRLGILEQQLGVRLLHRTTRRLAVTEDGETVLRWARRLLADAEEMALEVKASRAEPEGLLRITASFGFGRCHVAPVVSEFAARHSQVEVRLDILDRPIDPVIEQVDVDVRLGGPLEPHLVAQKVADNHRVLCASPAYLAAHGMPQRLADLARHRCLVIRERDHVFGIWRLAGPGGEETVKVRGTLSANNGEIVHRWALDGHGIMLRSRWDVDTELAGGQLIQVLPAYRQQADIWAVMPYRPAQPPKVRLFVAFLRERMGTHPDHTPLA comes from the coding sequence ATGCTGGTGCCTGCCACCTACCCCCAACTCGACGACCTGCGCCTCTTTTGCGAGGTGGTGCGCGGCGGCAGCCTGGCTGCCGCGGCCGCCGCCCTGTCGGCCTCGCCGTCCTATGTCAGCAAGCGCCTGGGCATCCTGGAGCAGCAACTCGGGGTACGCCTGCTCCACCGCACCACCCGGCGCCTGGCGGTGACCGAGGACGGCGAGACGGTGCTGCGCTGGGCCCGGCGCCTGCTCGCCGACGCCGAGGAAATGGCCCTGGAGGTGAAGGCCAGCCGGGCCGAGCCGGAAGGCCTGCTGCGCATCACCGCCAGCTTCGGCTTCGGCCGTTGCCATGTGGCGCCGGTGGTGTCGGAGTTCGCCGCCCGCCATTCCCAGGTGGAAGTGCGCCTGGACATCCTGGACCGACCCATCGACCCGGTGATCGAACAGGTGGACGTGGACGTGCGCCTGGGCGGCCCCCTGGAGCCCCATCTGGTGGCCCAGAAGGTGGCCGACAACCACCGGGTGCTGTGCGCCTCCCCGGCCTACCTGGCGGCCCACGGCATGCCCCAGCGCCTTGCCGACCTGGCCCGCCACCGTTGCCTGGTGATCCGCGAGCGGGACCACGTCTTCGGCATCTGGCGCCTGGCCGGCCCGGGGGGAGAGGAAACGGTCAAGGTGCGCGGCACCCTGTCTGCCAATAACGGCGAGATCGTGCACCGCTGGGCCCTGGACGGCCACGGCATCATGTTGCGCTCGCGCTGGGACGTGGATACGGAACTGGCCGGCGGCCAGTTGATCCAGGTGCTGCCGGCTTACCGACAGCAGGCCGATATCTGGGCGGTGATGCCCTACCGGCCGGCCCAACCGCCCAAGGTGCGGCTGTTCGTGGCGTTTCTGCGGGAGCGGATGGGAACGCATCCGGACCATACGCCCCTGGCCTGA
- a CDS encoding tartrate dehydrogenase, translating to MPSPAATSARPAHRIAVIAGDGIGREVMPEGLRALEAAAGKFGIGLEFVTFDWAHCDYYLAHGKMMPDDWFEQLSTCEAIYFGAVGWPDKVPDHVSLWGSLLQFRRRFDQYVNQRPVRLMRGLPCPLANKEAGQIDFTIIRENTEGEYSSVGGKMFEGTDRELVLQEAVFTRHGVDRILRYAFELAQNTPRADRPKRHVTSATKSNGIAISMPYWDERLAAVAAAYPEIGWDKQHIDILCARFVLQPERFDVVVASNLFGDILSDLGPACTGTIGIAPSANINPERTFPSLFEPVHGSAPDIYGRGIANPMGMIWSGALMLDFLGQGDATYRAAHDAILGAVEQVLEHGPRTPDLGGTASTSELGRAIAAAI from the coding sequence ATGCCGTCCCCCGCCGCCACATCTGCCCGTCCCGCCCACCGCATCGCCGTCATCGCCGGCGACGGCATCGGCCGCGAAGTCATGCCCGAGGGGCTGCGCGCGCTGGAGGCGGCCGCCGGCAAGTTCGGCATCGGCCTGGAGTTCGTCACGTTCGACTGGGCCCACTGCGACTACTACCTGGCCCACGGAAAGATGATGCCGGACGACTGGTTCGAGCAGCTTTCCACCTGCGAGGCCATCTACTTTGGCGCCGTGGGCTGGCCGGACAAGGTGCCGGACCACGTTTCCCTGTGGGGATCCCTGCTGCAATTCCGCCGCCGCTTCGACCAGTACGTGAACCAGCGCCCGGTGCGCCTGATGCGCGGCCTGCCCTGTCCCCTGGCCAACAAGGAGGCGGGCCAGATCGACTTCACCATCATCCGCGAGAACACCGAAGGTGAATATTCCTCCGTGGGCGGCAAGATGTTCGAAGGCACCGACCGGGAACTGGTGCTGCAGGAAGCCGTATTCACCCGCCACGGGGTGGACCGCATCCTGCGCTACGCCTTCGAGCTGGCCCAAAACACCCCCCGGGCCGACCGGCCCAAGCGCCACGTCACTTCCGCCACCAAGTCCAACGGCATCGCCATCAGCATGCCCTACTGGGACGAGCGCCTCGCCGCCGTCGCCGCCGCGTACCCGGAGATCGGCTGGGACAAGCAGCACATCGACATCCTGTGCGCCCGCTTCGTCCTCCAGCCCGAGCGCTTCGACGTGGTGGTGGCCTCCAACCTGTTCGGCGACATCCTCTCCGACCTGGGCCCGGCCTGCACCGGCACCATCGGCATCGCCCCCTCGGCCAACATCAACCCGGAACGCACCTTCCCCTCCCTGTTCGAGCCGGTGCACGGCTCGGCCCCGGATATTTACGGCCGCGGCATCGCCAACCCCATGGGCATGATCTGGTCCGGCGCCCTGATGCTGGACTTCCTCGGCCAGGGCGACGCCACCTACCGGGCCGCCCACGACGCCATCCTGGGGGCCGTCGAGCAGGTGCTGGAGC